The Culex quinquefasciatus strain JHB chromosome 2, VPISU_Cqui_1.0_pri_paternal, whole genome shotgun sequence genome contains the following window.
ACACGACAAAATGGCAGAAAGAtaacacaaagaaaaaaaacagaaggaaaaaaacaCGTTGACAGCAGTGTGAGGGCATTTGTGTAGTACCATGATAAACCAGCGTTAACAGATCAAGATCAGATGCAATTTAGTGGTTTGCCCGTCgttgaaatgtaaaaataatgaACGGTTTTAATGGAAAAAGGCGTGaataaatagtttcgttttgaATAAACTTTGGGTGCGTATTGTTTCGTGCTCGAAcgatgaaagaaaaaaatgggGTGGATCaaggatatttgaaaaaaaaaagtcactacctgtctagagcacttaaaagcttgaaaCTTGGAAAACGGCTCACTATATTTGTTgttctgtgtctgttctatccgaaactaaTCAACCATATCCAAATATTATGCAAtaacaaggctaaaacagctgtcccgtTTTGCCCCAGATCACCCAGGCCCCCAAAAAAGGCGGaacagtaacttcaactcgATGTGTTTCGACCATTACACAACCAATCGATACGATTCGTTTTTCCAGAGATGTGTAAGGAAGTTAAGACTATTCTAGCTTATTGCagaactcgatttgatcaaatctgttatTTCTGTGGCCAAGGCATCTTTACAAATCTCTTTAACAAAATCGAAGGCTTGAAATCAAACattcttttttatctttttactcCTTAATGAACTgaacttttacttttttatggaaattgagcaaataaaatcgaaatattaaataatctgAGCAAATAAAATCTAGATTTTGGAATgacttttttatcaaaaaaaaagtgtaaaaagttATCACATCTTATTCCTTTAATCAAATCTGATCTTATTAAATCTTAACAAATACAGGCGCAACCGGTCCGAAGAAgcatcctggaaaaaaatgagtattgaTTAAGTCCCAAGTCCTTTCCTGTAATTATTGCACATTGCAATTCATAcgaagaccgagccacgtagcctagtgatAGCGCTTccacctcgtaagcggtagatcggggttcaaatcccggcccGGAACAACACTGATGATCTTTTCCCTTATGGATTAGATTGCTTAGTatagggaaggtagtgtatcgtcacaaccTGGACCTTATCATGAcacctgagcagttctctaggatttcggtctttcgattttttttgtattttttaatccgactgaaacttttttggtgccttcggtatgcccaaagaagccattttgcatcattagtttgtccatataattttccatacaaattcggcagctgtccatacaaaaatgatgtatgaaaattcaaaaatctgtatcttttgaaggaatttttgatcgatttggtgtcttctgcaaagttgtaggtatggatacggactacactggaaaaaataatacacggtaaaaaaatttggtgatttttatttaacttttatcactaaaacttgatttacaaaaaacactatttttaatttttttattttgatatgttttagaaggcataaaatgccaacttttcagaaatttcaggttgtgcaaaaatcactgaccgagttatgaatttttaatcaatactgatttttcaaaaatcgaaattttggtcgtaaaattttcaacttcatttttcgatgtaaaatcaaatttgcaatcaaaagtactttactaaaattttgataaagtgcaccgttttcaagttatagccatatttaagtgactttttgaaaatagtcgcagttttcatttttaaattagtgcacatgtttgcccagttttgaaaaaatattttgaaaagctgagaaaattctctatattttgcttattcggactatgttgatacgacctttagttgctgagatattgcaatgcaaaggtttaaaaacaggaaaattgatgttttctaagtttcacccaaacaacccaccattttctatcgtcaatatctcagcaactaatggtccgattttcaatgttaatatatgaaacaattgtgaaattttccgatctcttcgaaaaaaatatttttggaattttcaaatcaagactaacatttcacaaaggccaaacattcaatattacgcccttttaatatgtttgtcttgatttgaaaattccaaaaatatttttttctaaaagatcggaaaatttcacaattgtttcatatattaacattgaaaatcggaccattagttgctgagatattgacgatagaaaatggtgggttgtttgggtgaaacttagaaaacatcaattttcctgtttttaaacctttgcattgcaatatctcagcaactaaaggtcgtatcaacatagtccgaataagcaaaatatagagaattttctcagcttttcaaaaatatttttttcaaaactgggcaaacatgtgcactaatttaaaaaaatgaaaaactgcgactattttcaaaaaagtcacttaaatatggctataacttgaaaacggtgcactttatcaaaattttagtaaagtactttttgattgcaaatttgattttacatcgaaaatgaagttgaaaaattttacgaccaaaatttcgatttttgaaaaatcagcattgattaaaaattcataactcggtcagtgatttttgcacaacctggaaatttctgaaaagttggcattttatgtcttctaaaacatatcaaaaataaaaaaattaaaaatagtgtttttgtaaatcaagttttagtgataaaagttaaataaaaaatcaccaaatttttttaccgtgtattttttccagtgtagtccgtatccatacctacaactttgccgaagacaccaaatcgatcaaaaattccttcaaaagatacagattttgaattttcatacatcatttttgtatggacagctgccgaatttgtatggaaaattatatggacaaactaatgatgcaaaatggcttctttgggcataccgaaggcaccaaaaaagtttcagccggattaaaaaatacaaaaattaaaattgaagaaaaaagaccgatttcgtagagaattgctcaccttaGGGAAGGCGACCTACGAAATGTTAACATCAACCTTAACATGTCAATATTAAGTTAAGAAACAGCCACTGAGTTTGAGTCAATttagcacaactttctagaacagtGTTTCTCAAACTTTTGCGATCCATTCCCCCCTTGACTGATTTGCAAGAACTTCATTCCCCTCCccccttatttttaatttactggTATCAATGCACAaacataattaatttttttaggtttgcaaaaaaaatacagttttcataacaaaaaaaaaactatagaaggtatttgaaaactttttattttagttaaaaaaaattaaagccacTATTCTGAGCTTCTTTTCGttcaaattacaataaaaaatacaattataaaatatgtacaaatattaatattaaataatatttgaaaaacttattGTCAACTgccaattatttaataaaacatgcttgttaaaaagtgtcttcctgtgtggatcaatcggaccgcgcactggactcacaatccagaggttgccggttcgaatcccggggcggacgcaaaaaattctaagtgtaaatataggtattcggtgccctctccccgtgcccataccttcacacttaggagacccgggaggcggagtcttgtcgcaaaaagaacgatacacgcctgtggatccgttgacgaaaccgcaaggtttaagagggccacattataaggtgttacgtcgattccgttttttttttttgttaaaaagtgtacaaaaatcTCACAGAAACCAGCAAATCTGTCCCAAAAAAATCTGCTTgagtccaaaaaatacaaatacctcagaaatattaaaaaatcattttattgtttcaaggaatgtcaaaattcacagaaattgaaactttaataactattttttgggaaaaaacaaatgttgttattactaatcaaagaaactgaaagttgcaaagaatgattcaaataatgattcaagacattgaatttctattgaaccctcattccccccctagaatggccaaattccccCGCAGGGGGGAATttctcaccggttgagaaacactgttctagaacaaagcttttttttacccACGCGCTAACGCGATACAGGTTAGGgttcaagtgtccccggggatcaagtttTCCCACTCTcccttattttttgtttgataaacttatcaactgcAAAGCCCTttcgcatttgacgttaaatgttatattttgagcacaaacgtacaggtttgatgtgaaattgttttaaattatagaaaattaatAGATTAGATGAATAAACACCCTTTTGTTTAAGATtccttcaaaatattgatagggGAATCAAGCTACCCTATCATTCTGAAAATGTTGGTtgaacaaatttttttcaaaacgcttggcatgattcaatGAGTTCATCTGATTAAATACCCTCATCAGAAAAACAtaattgaaacattttgctttcaattcatgcaaaaagttcatagttttgtaagAAATTGAGAGAGTTATGTGTGATACAATATCCCCTATTTATTTACAATTCATCTGAATCACCccaaaaatgtattgcaaacaATAAAGCACCCAgacctactgcgttgcattaaccgctgAGACAGATTATGTGAACGgataacatttcacaaaatcaacaggggaggaaggatgcgtggacataccgtaccaaacgctccgattcAGTTATGAtgtggtgtgtaagtgtaaattagacagataaataaacatttgggGGTAAATGGGATTAGGGATTGGGAATAAGGGTGGGGGGAAACATACAATTTTATCAATGAACAGTGTTATCAGAACGCAGTAACCATGTTGGTCGTGCAGGATTATAAAATGTACTTTTTGGTGATGTCCAGTCCACGTCCAGCCCAGGTCCACGTTGGTCGCAGATTCTTTCAGttctcaactttattttttcgtgttcctgaTCCCTAGCAGTGTTAAACGATAAATGGAGTTTCAAACGGAATTCAACTCCAacttaaacaaattttgaacaccTTCATAAATGAAGTGTGAAAAACCTTTCCATAAGCtcatcttttttatttgaactttATACTGCTATATACTGGTATCAACCATTTGTGGGCTGATTGGAAATATCGGCAGGAGTATATAGTTGCattaaaaaagttgaagttgaagatttaaaatagataatttagtatagatttaatttttcttcggaaaagtcactaacattgatagaaattgtaCATATTCATCTGCAAATTCAGTTTGTTTGATAAGACTTATTTCCAACAAAGGCGAGACATAATATGATCAAATTGGGTGTTTTCTTTATTGCTTTTCAAGTTCTCTCCTCAAACACAATAAATTATGGTCTAACTCATCATTCCCTTGAACTGGTTGAACATGGTTTTCGAAACACCAATCAACGTCAGAATGATAGTTATGGAAGAAAATGAGATCAACATGTTTACATTTTCTGCCGATTGCATTCTTCGTGGTGAATATTCCAGCATAAGGGAAACCATTCCTGccaaaaaacaagtaaaattaaTTGATTGAAGGAGCGAATCTCCTTCTTTGCAATTGACATCTGCTTACCGATAACAAACGCCACAATTCCGGTCAGGTAGTGGGACAATTTGATATAAATAGGCTTGATTAGGTGTTTGATTTTCATCGCGTAAAGTGCCGCCAGCCCATTCATCATAGACAGCACTAAAAACACCATTGAGACTAATCCTAAAACAATCAGAGGCACTCATTGATATCACTGTCACTTATCGAGACAACCCGACCAGCTCATACCGGTAATCGCGTGGTCGGACTTGAAGTGTGCCCGCCCGTTATCTTCCTTGATGTAAATCTCCAGGCCGACTCCCACAAAGATCGCCACAAATCCAAAGGCCTGCAGAACCCAGTGCCAGCGCCGTTTCACTTCGTTGCCGTACAAAACTGTCCAAGAATTGGCACTGTACAGCGTTAGGAAGGATTCTGCCATGAAGAATTGATACTGCAACAACAATTGTTCTCATCACTTGAACTTGCTCACTATGGTTGTCATAACTTACTCCAATTGTACACAGAAACATGTGCCACGTGAACAGCTTGCCAAATCCGTTCATGTAGGAAACATAAGACAAATATATCGTAACGTAACCTATCAACACGTGATTTATGGTATTGAAAGCAACCGCCAAACAGTTAACCAGCGGTTCTTCAGTTTTTAACGAAGCTTCGGCAGTCATTTTGAATGGAATGATTGTAGCTACTACACCGTACCAGACCCGACAAGAACTGTGGACTGCAGTGCAAAGAGTTTTATAAAATAAGTGCCGCGGATATCTGTACGATCTATTGCTACCTGATTTCGACGCATTACGTGCATCGAAATTGTGTACTTATCAAGTCTCGTCGCTATAAATGAATacggagaagaaaaaaaaactctgtggAACTGACTTCACGGAGTGGATGACGTGACAATATACTTGTAATTgataaaagaaattttatggtcgttattattaaaatttaccaCTGGAAAAAATCtatgtaattttaaattattttactaaGCATGATAGTTGAAGACAGATACTCAATGTTGACGAAAATATTAAgctgaaattttagtaaaataaatatatttgtgCAAAGTAAACCAAACAACTTTATCAAATCAATGCCGTTTTTATCAGAACATCCTTCCGCATAACACCTGTGTTTGCAAAGTGGGAGCTATCTAATAACCACTTCTACTTTAAGTGGCACAAGTGCGACTCATGTTAAGGgattcaaatatttcaagtatctaCCAGTAGTAATCCagttttcattaaattcaaaaaattgaaaaaaatataaaaaataaattcaaataataattAAGTGAGCCAATCTCAAAATGTTTTAGATGTGAAAGCAGTTATCCTACTTTCAAACAATTCATATGATAATGCAgaccagacttgattatccaaagttttatTATTCGAAGCTCTCAACAGAAACTAAATCAATCTTATTTGAGTGGTTGGCTGTATGTTTCACAaccaaataaaaattctgaacagtTATATTCACCGACATCTTTAATAAGATGTTCCCATAtcattaaaagcattttttgagtATACTTAAgactaccaactgtacggagtTTTTTCTTagcgtaggggagagtggggagacttgatccccggggacacttgtcTTTGTTCTAGGAAGTTGTGCGAATTTAACTAATACTCATTGTAggaaacagagaaaaaaaaataaaaaaaatgtttagttacACACATTTATCTGCTGCCAAAAacctccaagagatcttttttttgttttgatatgtatagaaaacacacaaaaaatattcaaaaaaatatgtttttatatatgaattgtttgataaaattatcatctccaaaacccttacgcgtttgacgttaaatttgtcattaaactatttcaataatcaatttttttaaaaagtgcttTTAGGGAggcttgatccctgcatttttacagtcactggaatcagcctcaagattaattaattgggctgggttttcgtacatagtttcctttagtatagttgtacataacttactgcagtttgaaccatttttcaaaagttttataaacaaaaattaccagcttttgtaatcatgcttaattttggttaaaaaataatattttttgtttttaaatattttacatactaaacttgttatgttttgaacacaaacgtacaggttttatgtgaaattgctgtaactttagAAATATAAgatttggatgaataagaaacattttgcttaacgtttcttcaaaatgttgaaagggggatcaagttactccttacattttgaaaatttcggtttaaaatattttttaaaaaagcttgattcgaagagttcatctgatgaaatacccttatcagccaaatatagttgaatgtttaagctttcaattcatgcaaaaagttcaaagttttgtgagaaattgacaaagttatgtgcgatacaaaaaaggggatcaagtctcctcaCTCTCCCCTACGGATTTTCGGCCTTcatcgcggatttttaacaggctggATTTAAGGACGGTTTTTTTcgtataatacggatttgtacggaactTGGTCGTTTGAATAACACATTCATCCAATAAATGATCAAAAGCTTGTGAAATCCTGTGAAATTCTGAAACACTGGATATTTattgtaaaagcaaacttgctattttgtaaacttttaaacgttaaacaaaaaaaaataaagaatataacaatttgATTCAGCAAATCACGATTTATTTTGagaatgaaaatatgtttcatattatttattcaattggctttaatattttttttaaatgatttttttcgaacAGGGCTCTAAATTATACTCTCAGAAAAAAGCAAAACCTTTGCTCAGGAACTCCCAAAAGACAGAAACAAAATGTTCCCAAACTGTGATCGGTTGCATcaagcgaataaaaaaaaacgcccaaATGTTTAAAGTTCAATGACAGCGGCGCATGAAATAATTTCGGAAGCAGCCATTCCTCAAAGGAAAATACTTTAAAACGTCGTTAGAATCAATAAATTGGACACTTTGTCCGctgcagcaacaacaaaaaaactacaTCCTCTGGACACACGCAGACGCGCACTTGCTGGCGGTGAACAcgttttttagttgttttattattttagctGAGCTCGCAAGTTGATTTCGCTAATTAAGTGCGTTGACTTCTTTGCCACCAGCACCGCGAGGAACGGACGGGGATCGATCAACCGTCAACTTGCAAGCTGTTCTCTgggattttggtttttttttagttctacttttttcaaaacaaacaatgtGCCATGGGTTTACTATGTACatatgaccttttgaaaaataagcgaGATTTGATGTTTTTGCCCTTCGGTTAACTAGGAAGAGGCCAATAAACTCAGTTTGTaatttcaagttaaattttcaaaatgatggTGGGATTTATTTTGTGTGGACAATTTTTCacatgaaggggggggggggatagaATTTAcaaaaagtatccacgtggtttatgaatggcccCTTACAAGTTTAACCCAAATCAAACGCATTCAAATAAGTAAACAAACTTGAAACTCTTGAGTTCTTCAAGACTTGTTCATCGCTCTCTTGTATTGGCTCAAGAATCGCGAGCTGAGATAAAGtgaacataaaataaataattctgATCATGTCATAAAAGGTCTCTTGCTGTTGTTCTTATTCGTTTTCccgcataaaaaaaacaacaaagaaGATGCATTTAGATAGAGAGAGTGCAAAGTTAGTGTACCGCGAACACACACATGGATTGGACTTTTCGGCGCATCGAACGCAGGACATGGACGACCGACGTGACGATCAGCAGCAAAAAGACATCCAGCGATCAAAATTAACAGAGAACCAAGAATGAGCCGAGCCGACGAGGAATGCCCAGAGCAGTTGCAACCCAAGGGAACACATCAAATGGACGAAACGATGAAAGGTCGAGAGCAATTTGACCACTCAACGATCGAATGGCTTTTTAACTGATTTATATGTGAAACTGCAAACGGCggataatttcaaaacaaacaaggcAAATTGATATCGCTGTGGGATCCTGAACTTCTTAATTGAAGTTAACTTTTATAAGCAAAATTTGATATCATTTAAATCAAaggaaatttttagaaaatttaaaaatttaaaagcttttattttttcaactgaaGATTTCTTGACTAACTATTAATCCGATTAGCAATTGATCATtttgtcgcttgtgtgctatcttgtgacaacgacgaTTTTGATCTAAAATGAGTTTATGATGACGTTCTATTAGACTCACCAAACCCTACAAGATATTTATTTAATCCGATTTTGGAaattcgcttccgtttcccggatatcgcaatacacactcgtgacatagaccaatttctcatcaaaatgatcgtgcatcATACAAATGGAAAAtggaatttttcacaaatttatttcgataaacattttttaaatgcaatgtattcttttggtttttttttaaattaagtcggttcaactacagtccagactcgattatctgaaggccttgtcaaaattttcacttcggataatcaagtcttcgaataatcgaatcacaaaaaaacccttttttattttctacgctaaagtgatctagaatttttaaatacaagatggcggtcaaatgGTGGAATattgaatgcattttttaattagaTAGGCTATTCAAATTTGTCTAAAAAagggttgcagaactcgattttgttgttaaaaataagataatcgagaaaaacgaaaaaaaaacatgctttttGTTCATAATTCGATTGTTCGCAGTCCCGttcaaacctttggataatgagcaattccagctcaagtCAGGATTTTTCTGgtgcttttgtacccgaccctctccaatttcaatgaaagtttgtagacatgttatcctaggcctatataagccatttttgtgtatatggagccaattatactcgaaaataacatttgagaagggcgtaaggtatttatatgtttgtattttgtaatttaaaaattactgcatctcgaagccgttgcgtcgtatcaaaaagtggtcaaagaaaaacttgaaacaaaaatacacgccacatctatgatattttttgatttttaagtctaaaacttaaatttaaaggtgatgtcacgatttttgttcgttcaaaattttggaggaaaaagcctaaaatgttaccaaaagactgacgaaaaaggCAGGAAGTTATATGTCTCTCCCTGTTGCGACGAGAATAACGTTCCACTACAGGTTTAGCCGAGTGGGAACAAATCTTTCTTAAGGGCATTACCAACTATTGGAAATGTAGAAAGGAGAAGTAAAAAGTAGGAAAAAGAAGATCGATAGAAAGGCAAAAGAAACGACCAGAAATCACAAGTACGACAAAGATCCGGCCAAGCCGATGCCATTTGAGAATTAACGTAGAAGTTGGTTAAAAAGTAATTCGCATACTGTAAAATTGTAAGTAAAGCTTCTACTATAATTGTATCCAACTAATgaattaaataaagttttagCTAATCACCAACTAAACACGGTTGCCCAGATTTGCTCAAAGAAATTCAGTGACGCTGACTCTACCTAATCTCAACActaaaaaattttacaaactcCTGCGGAATTTGCAACTCAACGATGGAGTTCAACTGCAAAAAGTGCAACGAACCGGTGCTGGCAAATCGTGCAGATTTTCTTACGTGTTTGCAGTGTGATTCACGCTACCATGCAGGCTGCTTGAGTAGGAACAATTCCACACCTAACCCGGAATGGTTCTGCGAGGAATGTTCCGCCGTAATGTGTCAATATGGACCGCTGATGCTCACTGTTCTGGACCTACGGAAGCTGGAGGAAGAGATTGTTGTGGAAAAGAGGAATTTGCGGAAGAAGTTCGCTGTTCTACAAACTCAGTTGGACACGATACAAGGGAAAACTAAAACTCTGGTGGACACTTTTTCTTCGACATCATCGGTCGGGGAAGCCCAGATGTTATGCGCAGCGCTGAGAGACGAGTTTACCAGGTTGTATGCTGTTCAGCAATCGCCAACAAAAGTACACACTGAGGATCATCTTCAACAGATGTTTGCGCGTCAGGTCATCCCATCTGATTTGCCCAAGTTTAGTGGTAGACCCGAAGACTGGCCGATATTTATTAGCAGCTACAACAACTCCACGGAAGCCTGTGGTTTCAGCaacgttgaaaatttgattcggTTACAGCGTTGCCTCGAAGGTCCAGCTCTCCAGTCTGTGAGTAGTAAGCTTCTGCTGCCGAAGTGTGTTCCTCAAGTGATCTCCACCTTGAAGTTACTGTTCGGTAGGCCAGATTTGTTGATATCAACTTTACTATCACAAATTCGCCGCATACAAGCCCCTGAAAGTGAGGACCTCAACTCACTAATACATTTTGGGCTAGCAGTGCAAAACTTGGCAGATCATATTGTGGCTGCTGGACTTCACGACCATCTAAACAACCCATGTCTGCTGCAAGAGATGGTTTCTAAATTACCAACACATATGAAACTAAGATGGGCCACTCACAAACAACTTCTTGGTGTGGTGAACATTGCGAGCTTCAGTGCCTTCATGTACGAGATCGTCGTAGCAGCCAGCCAAGTTACCTCCACAATGGTCACCACTGTAACTCGTGAGATACCCCTAGAACGCGAGGATGCTCATTGTTGTGAAAGTGACGCAGCAAGAGATCAAGTACCGGAGGTGGATTCGCGATTGAGCCGCCGAGAGAGGAATAATCGATGTCTAATCTGTGACGAAAACGGACATCGGTCTCAGTACTGTGCAGTGTTCAAAACAATGCCGGTCAGTGAACGCTGGGACAACGTAAACAGAGCGCAGCTGTGCCCTAGCTGCCTGAACAGACATCTGCCGTGGCCCTGCAAGACCGCTACAGCTTGTGGAATTGAGGGATGCGGTCTGAAACATCATCGACTACTGCATACAGCGCTGCAGAATCCACCTTCGACATCTGGAGCATGTTTCACGTCGTCGAAAACGGAGATTTCTGCTGGTCTGAAATATGTTCCGGTACGATTGTACGGGAAATCTAAGACAGTGGACACGTATGCGTTTATCGACGAGGATCAACAGCGACGATGGTGGAAAGCAGTCTAGCTGAAGAGTTACAGCTTGACGGTCCAGTTGAAGACTTCAGTATGCAGTGGGTGGATGGGACGAAAGCTCAGAATACCAATTCTCGGACCATGGGTTTTCAAATCTCGGGTATTAATGAaaccaaaaaatattcattGTTTAACGTACATACTCAAACGAAACTTTGCATGCCTAAGCAAAGCATTAGTGCAAAGAAATTGAAGCAAACATTTTGTCACTTGAGGGAAACAGATATAAAGGTTACCAACATGCTAGGCCGCGCCTACTGATTGGACTGACCAACACACACCTAACAGCACCAACAGAAGTGCGTGCAGGGAAAGTAGGAGAACCAATAGCTTTCAGCTGTGCATTAGGGTGGTGTGTATATGGGAACAAGACGCTTGTTCAATAATTATTCTCTAGCAAATAAGTTTCTTTGTAACACTCCTCCAGGTCGTATTACCGGGGGGAGAATGTTGCGACGAGAATAACGTTCCACTACAGGTTTAGCCGAGTGGGAACAAATCTTTCTTAAGGGCATTACCAACTATTGGAAATGTAGAAAGGAGAAGTAAAAAGTAGGAAAAAGAAGATCGATAGAAAGGCAAAAGAAACGACCAGAAATCACAAGTACGACAAAGATCCGG
Protein-coding sequences here:
- the LOC6043220 gene encoding cytochrome b561 domain-containing protein 2; the protein is MTAEASLKTEEPLVNCLAVAFNTINHVLIGYVTIYLSYVSYMNGFGKLFTWHMFLCTIGYQFFMAESFLTLYSANSWTVLYGNEVKRRWHWVLQAFGFVAIFVGVGLEIYIKEDNGRAHFKSDHAITGLVSMVFLVLSMMNGLAALYAMKIKHLIKPIYIKLSHYLTGIVAFVIGMVSLMLEYSPRRMQSAENVNMLISFSSITIILTLIGVSKTMFNQFKGMMS
- the LOC119766344 gene encoding uncharacterized protein LOC119766344, yielding MEFNCKKCNEPVLANRADFLTCLQCDSRYHAGCLSRNNSTPNPEWFCEECSAVMCQYGPLMLTVLDLRKLEEEIVVEKRNLRKKFAVLQTQLDTIQGKTKTLVDTFSSTSSVGEAQMLCAALRDEFTRLYAVQQSPTKVHTEDHLQQMFARQVIPSDLPKFSGRPEDWPIFISSYNNSTEACGFSNVENLIRLQRCLEGPALQSVSSKLLLPKCVPQVISTLKLLFGRPDLLISTLLSQIRRIQAPESEDLNSLIHFGLAVQNLADHIVAAGLHDHLNNPCLLQEMVSKLPTHMKLRWATHKQLLGVVNIASFSAFMYEIVVAASQVTSTMVTTVTREIPLEREDAHCCESDAARDQVPEVDSRLSRRERNNRCLICDENGHRSQYCAVFKTMPVSERWDNVNRAQLCPSCLNRHLPWPCKTATACGIEGCGLKHHRLLHTALQNPPSTSGACFTSSKTEISAGLKYVPVRLYGKSKTVDTYAFIDEDQQRRWWKAV